The genomic window TTCAAAAGCTTCGCTGGGAACGAGAACTTTTGGGACTTTATGTAAGTGATCACCCCACATCAGAATACAAGGAATATCTTGATATGATGTGTCCACCCATACATGGACTTAACCTAAGTGATAATGACAAATCTGTAAGAATTGGAGGAGTTATTCAAGCAGTCAAAGAAATACACCTTAAGGATAAAAAAACAATGGCTTTTGTAACACTTGAAAATACCACAGGATCAATTGAGGCGCTTGTTTTTCCAAAGACCTACAAAAAAACAAAAGAAACTTGGACATCCGGGTCTCTTGTTATCATAGATGGAAAAATTTCAACAAAAGATGGTGAATGTAAACTTATAACTAATTCCGTAGCCCCTCTTCAAAGAGATGCTCTCGAAATGATCAACAGAATTAAGGCAACAAGAGCAATGTACCATCAAGATACACAAAAAGAACCCGCATCAATTTCTTCCCAGCAAACCACTCACCAAAAAATAACTTCAGAAAATGAAGTTTTGCCATCCTTTATAGAAGAGAAGGATAATGTTCTTATTATTTTTATTCCGGAAAATACATCCAAAAAAACTCTCGAGGAACTTTCTCTTTATTTACAAACATGTCCTAAGGGAGAAATGCTCATTTTTCTTAAATTAAAAAATAAAACCATTAAAACCTCTTTTTCTCTTTCTTTTGACGATACTCATAAAAAAAATATTCAAAACATTCTTTCTCAATAAATACTCTTTTTATTCGTGAGAAGAAAAATACCATTCGTAAACTTTCTTTGCTATTGGAACAGCATGATACCCATCTTTTTCTTGCTCTTCCAAGAGAACAATTAAAACAATTTCAGGATTTTCATAAGGAGCAAAAGAAGCAAACCATCCATGTGTTTTTTCTTTATTACCATATTCTGCTGTTCCCGTTTTCCCTGCTACAGTGAAAGGAAGATCCTTTAAAGACATCGCTGTACCCTCTGTGACAGTCATACGCATACCCTCGCGAACAATCCGTAGTATTTTGTCATCAATGCCCACAGAAGTTCCTTCTTTAGAAATTCGTTTAATAATATCTCCTTCAGGAGATCTCATATAGGAAGCCACCGTCGGAATAAATTTAGTTCCTCCATTAGCGATGGCTGAAATGGAAATAGCTACTTGAAGCGGTGTCGCTCGAAGATATCCCTGTCCAATTGATGAATGATACGTATTTCCGATATACCATTTTTCATGTATATTTTCTTCTTTCCATTGAGCGTCCGGTATCAATCCCCCACTCTCACTCGGAAGATCAATTTGAGTTACTTCCCCATAACCGAAACGTTTCTCATACTCTTTCATTTTTTCCATACCAAGCCCTTTAACATTTCCATAGCCCCCTCCAACACTATAAAAAAATACATCCCCAGAAACAGCTATCGCTTGACGAACATCAGTAAATCCATGAGCTTTCCAATCACCAAAGAAAGAACCTCCAACAGAAATACCACCCGTACTTTCCACACGAGTACTCTCATTAATAGTCCCCTCATTGAGAGCTGCAGCCGCTAGAACGGGTTTTATCGTAGAAGCTGGTGGGTATTCCCCTGAGACAACTCTATTAAATAAAGGCTTATCTTTATTTTGAAATATCTCTTGATAAAGTTCTTTATTTCTATTTTGAGAAAAAATATTATTATCATACGAAGGAAAACTTACCAAGGCTAAAATTTCTCCATTTCTCG from Candidatus Moraniibacteriota bacterium includes these protein-coding regions:
- the mrdA gene encoding penicillin-binding protein 2 is translated as MIKVSLGSRYEIDDSILSASEEERAWMDIPFRMKNLRILLGITFFLFMVFFFRIVHLGIVKGEYYTEISRENALRIIPIEAPRGKIFDRKGQQLVYNIPSVSLVLRFTEDVISRDIEGYFKLKEIFNISREDIEKAFEYGGKMVFSEVLLKKDLTRDEILRFSERENEFPGVVLKKSVSRQYEDSVIFSHILGYESALTTKDIQTYPNYLLTDSVGRSGIEKEYESLLRGTHGAYKVEVDAFGRVRKEISTQDPKSGNDVILSLDGGLQKILFDTMREEMEKNKLSRGSAVAMDPRNGEILALVSFPSYDNNIFSQNRNKELYQEIFQNKDKPLFNRVVSGEYPPASTIKPVLAAAALNEGTINESTRVESTGGISVGGSFFGDWKAHGFTDVRQAIAVSGDVFFYSVGGGYGNVKGLGMEKMKEYEKRFGYGEVTQIDLPSESGGLIPDAQWKEENIHEKWYIGNTYHSSIGQGYLRATPLQVAISISAIANGGTKFIPTVASYMRSPEGDIIKRISKEGTSVGIDDKILRIVREGMRMTVTEGTAMSLKDLPFTVAGKTGTAEYGNKEKTHGWFASFAPYENPEIVLIVLLEEQEKDGYHAVPIAKKVYEWYFSSHE